Proteins encoded together in one Microbacterium oxydans window:
- a CDS encoding amidohydrolase, which produces MTGFDADTIVTGAHVVTMDPRRPHASAFAVRDGRFLAVGDDALVRELRGPRTVVHDLGGAAVTPGLIDAHLHPIQGIELTAGIDLGGLTTGTALLAALRAEADRALAEDADPWVRGWNLDYDVFHDLPMTAEAIEDAVRGLPALLIVFDGHTALASRAGLSRAGITGAREFEDSSCVVVDSDGRPTGELRELGAYEPVRLSAPALNRDQTLAVGHELLRGLRDSGLTGGTIMDGGFATLALLDALEQGPGLPIRIVSAIDHEPGFDEERTAANLAMRDRRGDRWRGGVVKLYADGVVETGTAWLHEPDAAGAGLEPFWKDAAAYARTVRRYADAGFQVATHAIGDRAVAEVVDAYLAAGVRSASGAPHRIEHLETTTDRDVARIAAAGITASMQPLHMQWRKADGSDDWSSRLGPVRAARAWRVRDYWDAGAPLALGSDWPIAQNDARIGLAWSMLRRRPGDLDAPVFEPAQVLTPYQALHGYTVGAARAQGDADLGRIAPGFRADYAVWAENPLHVSPDDLPDLPVQATVVGGTEP; this is translated from the coding sequence ATGACCGGTTTCGACGCCGACACCATTGTCACCGGCGCGCACGTGGTGACGATGGACCCGCGCCGCCCGCACGCCTCGGCCTTCGCGGTGCGCGACGGCCGTTTCCTCGCGGTCGGCGATGACGCCCTGGTCCGCGAGCTGCGCGGGCCGCGCACCGTCGTGCACGACCTCGGCGGCGCGGCCGTGACCCCCGGACTCATCGACGCGCACCTGCATCCGATCCAGGGGATCGAGCTGACGGCCGGGATCGACCTGGGCGGCCTGACCACGGGAACCGCGCTTCTCGCGGCGCTGCGTGCCGAGGCCGACCGCGCGCTCGCCGAAGACGCCGACCCGTGGGTGCGCGGCTGGAACCTCGACTACGACGTCTTCCACGACCTGCCGATGACGGCGGAGGCGATCGAGGATGCCGTGCGCGGCCTCCCGGCCCTGCTGATCGTGTTCGACGGCCACACCGCGCTCGCCAGTCGCGCGGGACTGAGCCGGGCGGGCATCACCGGCGCACGCGAGTTCGAGGACTCGTCCTGCGTCGTCGTGGACTCCGACGGCCGCCCCACCGGAGAACTGCGGGAGCTCGGCGCCTACGAGCCGGTGCGGCTGAGCGCCCCGGCGCTGAACCGCGACCAGACCCTCGCCGTCGGCCACGAGCTGCTGCGCGGGCTGCGCGACTCCGGCCTCACCGGCGGCACGATCATGGACGGCGGCTTCGCGACGCTCGCACTGCTCGATGCCCTGGAGCAGGGGCCGGGCCTCCCGATCCGCATCGTCTCGGCGATCGACCACGAGCCCGGATTCGACGAGGAGCGGACGGCCGCGAACCTCGCGATGCGCGACCGCCGCGGTGACCGGTGGCGTGGCGGCGTGGTCAAGCTCTACGCCGACGGCGTGGTCGAGACCGGCACCGCCTGGCTGCACGAGCCGGATGCCGCCGGCGCGGGCCTGGAGCCGTTCTGGAAGGATGCCGCCGCGTACGCCCGCACCGTGCGACGGTACGCCGATGCCGGGTTCCAGGTCGCGACGCATGCCATCGGCGACCGCGCCGTCGCGGAGGTCGTCGACGCCTATCTCGCCGCCGGCGTGCGCAGCGCCTCGGGCGCCCCGCACCGCATCGAGCACCTGGAGACGACGACCGACCGGGACGTCGCCCGCATCGCCGCCGCGGGTATCACCGCCTCGATGCAGCCGCTGCACATGCAGTGGCGCAAGGCCGACGGCTCCGACGACTGGTCGAGCAGGCTCGGACCCGTCCGCGCCGCGCGCGCCTGGCGGGTGCGCGATTACTGGGACGCCGGAGCGCCCCTCGCCCTCGGGTCCGACTGGCCCATCGCGCAGAACGACGCCCGCATCGGCCTCGCCTGGTCGATGCTGCGCCGCCGCCCGGGAGACCTCGACGCCCCGGTCTTCGAGCCGGCGCAGGTGCTCACCCCGTACCAGGCGCTGCACGGATACACCGTCGGCGCCGCCCGGGCCCAGGGAGACGCCGACCTCGGCCGCATCGCCCCCGGGTTCCGGGCCGACTACGCCGTGTGGGCGGAGAACCCGCTGCACGTCTCCCCGGACGACCTCCCCGACCTGCCCGTACAGGCGACGGTCGTCGGCGGCACCGAGCCCTGA
- a CDS encoding TetR/AcrR family transcriptional regulator, whose product MTKSPRSVGRPSTQVLTEERILKAAFRLSAQRTPRQFTMTALAESLGVRTSALYHHFANRDAVIRAMRGQVSRALVSPVLHEMPVEDALLTWAHSYRAAAIAAPEAMVMLATSPIDADEGSFADYEQIARLLTDDGWPTDTIVDAIVALESFIIGSALDALAPADNMAPGELAPEFPAFAAAEAARARLSDDPARRTFEIGVRALIHGLTAWARERTP is encoded by the coding sequence ATGACGAAATCTCCGCGCAGCGTCGGTCGACCGTCCACGCAGGTGCTCACCGAGGAGCGCATCCTGAAGGCCGCGTTCCGGCTCAGCGCGCAGCGCACGCCGCGGCAGTTCACGATGACCGCACTCGCGGAATCGCTGGGCGTGCGCACCTCGGCGCTGTACCACCACTTCGCGAACCGCGACGCCGTGATCCGGGCCATGCGCGGGCAGGTGAGCCGCGCGCTCGTCTCCCCCGTGCTGCACGAGATGCCCGTCGAAGACGCGCTCCTGACCTGGGCGCACAGCTACCGCGCCGCCGCGATCGCCGCGCCGGAGGCCATGGTGATGCTCGCCACCTCGCCGATCGACGCCGACGAGGGCTCGTTCGCGGACTACGAGCAGATCGCCCGGCTCCTCACCGACGACGGGTGGCCGACCGACACGATCGTGGATGCCATCGTCGCGCTGGAGTCGTTCATCATCGGCTCCGCGCTGGACGCCCTCGCCCCGGCCGACAACATGGCGCCGGGAGAGCTCGCCCCGGAGTTCCCCGCTTTCGCCGCGGCCGAAGCCGCCCGCGCGCGCCTCAGCGACGACCCGGCCCGCCGCACGTTCGAGATCGGCGTGCGCGCACTGATCCACGGGCTCACCGCGTGGGCGCGCGAGCGCACACCGTAG